From the genome of Niallia sp. FSL W8-0635, one region includes:
- a CDS encoding TniQ family protein → MNKKLLCVVKPRKDENIFSYINRLSIENMYETNTWILNDSDFNHYIGPRNLLPWKFDFSSLMNLTGLSLNELLITTFYNEFDYEKGKFKHFNFTLYQDSLMNAHAKVCPRCLETVGIHHKLWDIRIFLVCPIHNCFLVSSCSSCGKPIKQYRKKFYYCKCNKDLRTLKVKNADESNSFVSRIIYYKFNSDTRNFKESNLNLLTKLDLKYILLIYHFFIRLYYRDKSRVGSISIPFEYEDREFTTLIMNITKRFENWPVNYSDFLELYRNFKKCKPKYDRGSYINNFGYFFIDLYNKYNHPQMDFLRNEFENYIFKNWDSSLISNSRSFNKDIYSAYYLSLSQVANMLKCKHVTVKKLIANGFLKASITKEREEFLLISRESVNRYLSNKRFLVNRKVTSSILNISLNGVISLEKTLLEVKSSPIINGTNEVLYDRRKIDQIFRIIEKRYERYCLQSNQISCNEEELTDITKSIKYSVGTNLSDMITLIVKGKIRVVDKRVKDTGLKRYLIRKNEVWEESLKNKLETGKGVLSRLELVKYLGIKNSQISLLIKYGLLKPTELMEKPYFSVNEAKKYKNNYINLSQLSDLVSQDIDLLLNTLTSKDISPVLNHFQNKFKIYSKSDVKLIIEE, encoded by the coding sequence TTGAACAAAAAATTACTTTGTGTAGTTAAACCTAGAAAAGATGAAAATATCTTTAGTTATATTAATAGATTATCAATTGAAAATATGTATGAAACAAATACATGGATATTAAACGATTCTGATTTTAATCACTATATTGGTCCTCGCAATCTGCTACCATGGAAATTTGATTTTTCATCTTTAATGAATTTAACTGGCTTGTCACTTAATGAATTATTAATAACTACATTTTATAACGAGTTTGATTATGAAAAAGGAAAATTTAAGCATTTTAATTTTACTTTGTATCAAGACAGTTTGATGAATGCTCATGCTAAGGTATGTCCTAGATGCCTTGAAACTGTTGGTATTCATCATAAATTATGGGATATAAGAATTTTTTTAGTATGTCCAATACATAATTGTTTCCTTGTTTCTTCATGTAGTAGCTGTGGAAAACCAATTAAACAATATAGAAAGAAGTTTTATTATTGTAAATGTAATAAGGACTTAAGGACCTTAAAAGTTAAAAATGCTGACGAAAGCAATTCCTTCGTGTCAAGAATCATCTATTATAAATTTAACTCTGATACCAGAAATTTTAAAGAAAGTAATCTAAATTTGTTAACTAAACTTGATCTAAAATATATCTTATTGATTTATCACTTTTTTATAAGATTGTACTATAGAGATAAGAGTAGAGTAGGGAGTATTTCAATTCCATTTGAATATGAAGATAGGGAATTTACTACCTTAATTATGAACATTACAAAAAGATTCGAAAATTGGCCTGTTAATTATTCTGATTTTTTGGAATTGTACAGAAATTTTAAGAAGTGTAAGCCTAAATATGATAGAGGCAGTTATATTAATAACTTTGGCTACTTTTTTATTGATTTATATAATAAGTATAATCATCCTCAAATGGACTTCTTAAGAAATGAATTTGAAAATTATATATTTAAAAACTGGGATAGTTCATTAATTTCAAATAGTAGGAGTTTTAACAAGGATATTTATAGTGCTTATTATCTTTCATTATCACAAGTCGCTAACATGTTAAAATGCAAACATGTTACTGTAAAAAAACTTATAGCTAATGGATTTCTTAAAGCGAGTATTACCAAGGAGAGAGAAGAATTTTTATTAATATCAAGAGAAAGTGTTAATAGATATCTTTCAAATAAAAGATTCTTGGTTAATAGAAAAGTAACAAGTAGTATTTTAAACATATCACTTAACGGTGTGATTTCTTTAGAAAAGACTCTTTTGGAAGTAAAAAGTTCTCCAATCATTAATGGTACTAATGAAGTATTATATGACCGGCGGAAGATTGACCAAATCTTCCGAATTATAGAGAAAAGGTATGAAAGATATTGTTTACAAAGTAATCAAATTTCTTGTAATGAAGAAGAGCTAACAGATATTACAAAGAGTATTAAATATTCAGTAGGCACTAATTTATCCGATATGATTACACTTATAGTCAAGGGGAAAATACGTGTGGTTGATAAAAGAGTGAAAGATACAGGCTTAAAACGATATCTTATTAGAAAAAATGAAGTATGGGAAGAGTCATTAAAAAATAAGTTAGAAACAGGAAAAGGGGTATTATCTCGACTGGAACTAGTTAAATACCTAGGGATAAAAAATAGTCAAATTAGTTTGTTAATCAAATATGGGCTATTAAAACCAACCGAACTAATGGAAAAGCCATATTTTTCAGTAAATGAAGCAAAAAAATACAAAAATAATTATATTAATTTATCTCAGCTTAGTGATCTTGTTTCCCAAGACATTGACTTACTGTTAAACACATTAACTAGTAAAGACATTAGCCCTGTATTAAATCATTTCCAGAATAAATTTAAAATATATAGTAAAAGTGATGTAAAGCTAATTATAGAAGAATAA
- a CDS encoding DUF3854 domain-containing protein yields MNSLYRKTKVKGFYEYYRTPCPICGKTGACMTNEDNSKVVCIRVESDIHFSKNSALISYLHVLKKDNRNKVNVKEMAEEVNGFPKKDSITLDTIYHALLDNLILDDFHYNHLTSNERKLSDEQITIRNYKSFPDKPWTIVKAISNDLGINDFQGIPGFYFQNGYWSIAGMKGILIPYRNQYNQIEGFQYRIDNPPNIVEVKLNGKEFQAKVIKQPNVVEVKYKGNIIFQGEVPLQKEWTTITDNNELLGWIRVKKANRYYWLSSANKPNGTGSGNPAPIHVSIPSTKLKKWVPGTLYKAKTVWLGEGALKGDIAVDLMANLYDPLEIDQIGDTFISLPGVGAWRLAIPVLKEMGVQTINICFDADAIENVYVKKHLLECAKELKKQKFHANLIVWKESDGKGIDDLLLKNKIPNIKRIYL; encoded by the coding sequence ATGAATTCCTTATATAGAAAAACAAAAGTAAAAGGGTTTTATGAATATTATCGTACTCCTTGTCCTATTTGTGGCAAAACAGGAGCATGCATGACCAATGAAGATAATAGCAAAGTAGTATGCATTCGAGTAGAAAGTGACATTCATTTTTCAAAAAACTCCGCGTTAATTAGTTACTTGCATGTATTAAAAAAAGATAATAGAAATAAAGTGAATGTAAAGGAAATGGCTGAAGAAGTAAATGGATTTCCCAAAAAGGACAGTATCACATTAGATACAATCTATCATGCGCTTTTAGATAATCTAATTTTAGATGATTTTCATTATAATCATTTAACTTCAAATGAACGCAAATTGAGTGATGAACAAATAACTATCAGAAATTATAAATCATTCCCTGATAAGCCGTGGACTATTGTTAAAGCCATTAGCAATGATTTAGGGATAAATGATTTTCAAGGGATACCAGGGTTCTATTTTCAAAATGGTTATTGGAGTATAGCAGGAATGAAAGGAATTCTCATTCCTTACAGAAACCAATATAACCAAATCGAAGGCTTTCAATATAGAATTGATAACCCACCGAATATAGTGGAAGTTAAACTTAATGGGAAAGAATTTCAGGCTAAAGTAATCAAACAGCCAAATGTTGTAGAAGTAAAATATAAAGGAAATATCATATTTCAAGGCGAGGTTCCTCTACAAAAGGAATGGACTACTATTACAGATAATAATGAGTTATTGGGATGGATTAGAGTTAAAAAAGCGAATAGATATTACTGGTTAAGTTCTGCCAATAAACCTAATGGGACAGGTTCTGGTAATCCAGCACCTATTCATGTATCAATTCCTAGTACAAAGTTAAAAAAATGGGTTCCTGGTACTCTTTATAAAGCTAAAACCGTGTGGCTTGGTGAAGGAGCTTTAAAAGGAGATATAGCAGTTGACTTAATGGCTAATCTATATGATCCATTAGAGATAGATCAAATTGGAGATACTTTCATTAGTCTTCCTGGTGTAGGAGCATGGAGGTTAGCAATCCCAGTATTGAAAGAGATGGGGGTTCAAACTATTAATATTTGTTTCGATGCAGATGCTATTGAGAATGTTTATGTAAAAAAACATCTATTGGAGTGTGCAAAGGAATTAAAAAAACAAAAATTTCATGCTAATTTAATTGTTTGGAAAGAATCGGATGGAAAAGGGATTGATGATTTATTATTAAAAAATAAAATCCCTAACATTAAAAGGATTTATTTGTGA